A window of the Garra rufa chromosome 10, GarRuf1.0, whole genome shotgun sequence genome harbors these coding sequences:
- the LOC141344581 gene encoding lipoamide acyltransferase component of branched-chain alpha-keto acid dehydrogenase complex, mitochondrial-like — translation MRVRTEAASLGLLQFPILNASVDEGCQNITFKASHNIGLAMDTPQGLLVPNVKSVQALSVFDIAVELNRLQALGSAGQLGTADITGGTFTLSNIGSIGGTYAKPVILPPEVAIGALGKIQVLPRFNSCDEVVKSYIMNVSWSADHRLIDGATMSRFSNLWRSYLENPSTMVLDLK, via the exons ATGCGAGTGCGCACCGAG GCTGCGTCACTTGGGCTCTTGCAGTTTCCTATTCTCAATGCCTCTGTGGATGAAGGCTGCCAGAACATCACATTCAAG GCGTCTCATAACATCGGCTTGGCGATGGACACTCCTCAGGGTCTCCTGGTGCCCAATGTGAAGAGCGTTCAGGCCCTCAGTGTTTTTGACATTGCTGTGGAGCTCAACCGTCTTCAGGCTCTGGGTTCAGCCGGACAGCTGGGCACCGCTGACATCACTGGAGGAACTTTCACCCTCTCCAACATCGGCTCG ATTGGAGGGACCTATGCCAAGCCAGTGATTCTGCCCCCGGAGGTGGCCATCGGAGCCTTGGGAAAAATCCAG GTGCTTCCCAGGTTTAACTCGTGTGATGAGGTAGTAAAGTCATACATCATGAACGTCAGCTGGTCTGCTGATCATCGCTTGATTGACGGCGCTACCATGTCCCGCTTCTCCAATCTATGGCGCTCTTACCTGGAGAACCCATCTACCATGGTCCTGGACCTCAAATGA